TATTGGCCTTCACCTTCAATTTTTCAATGACGACCGTTTCCACTCGCATGGAAATCATGCGTTTCTTGATTTCGGCACAAGCTTCTGCAACAGAACCGCAGTCCAGTTTCGTTCCCGCATTATCCCCAAAAGTTTCGTATTCCTTCTCAAAATCCAAAGCACTTTT
This genomic stretch from Fibrobacter sp. UWH6 harbors:
- a CDS encoding CopG family antitoxin, encoding MKKSKSKKSALDFEKEYETFGDNAGTKLDCGSVAEACAEIKKRMISMRVETVVIEKLKVKANRVGIPYQTLAASVLKRYAEGNLDIEPA